In the genome of Aedes aegypti strain LVP_AGWG chromosome 2, AaegL5.0 Primary Assembly, whole genome shotgun sequence, the window AATATAGTCAAATTTTACAAGATGTCCCAAGCAACGAAAATGCTATGTCAATTTGGTTCGTTGGATCCAATTAAGTTCCCATTGTGTGAAACAAGCCTTGTATTCATTGCCTTATTTTTGATAATCTTTAGCTTGTGACTGATGAGATGCTTGGTGAATTTCTCTAAAAGAACGTAGTTACTGAAGGTAGGTGAATTTCGCCTTGCCAGTTTCTACTACAGATTTTTGCAAATGGAACATCGAAGGTAAATTCTTTCAAAGACCAGAGATAGATTCCTTCAGAACATTCTTGCAAGACTTTTCACAAATACTTGGCGAAACCATTAGCAAATTATCTCTGTGATCTTTCTCGATAATTGATAGATGCGTGAAGAAAGTTTTGTCTGATTGTTGACGAAACGAAACTTTTATTCCAGccaatttaattttattcatattttgaattatgtatTTCATTGCACCAATTAAAACCAAAAGCGAGGCCTTTCAACTTGGCAAAGTCTATACACAATTTCGTTTCACTGCAATGTTTTGAGGAGCTGATATTTTCATCAAACCAAATTTCTAAATTTCAGTTGTAACCTGCTTCTGcgttttgcactgaagatttgaTTCAAccgaatggatcattaaaataaccaaaacggccgctatgggaagcatagatagcgccaccgtaatCTTGCgcgtttgacagaacagcaatgctgtcacaatgttaaatcccatatacagtggcgcctttgttttgatgcggttgcatttgcaaaaactaccttcaatgatccattgctaGGTTTACTAAAAATGTCAATTCTGCAAAGcaaattccagcaaaaaatTGCTGATTTCAGCAATCAATAATTTGGTGTGTATGGAATAAACTATTAACATTTTAACATTTCCGTTAAACTGCAAGACTAATGGGAGCAGGCCGTTAGGTCGAATGCCATTAGGCCggatgtcgttaggccgaaggtCGTTAGGCCAAAAGGGTCGTTAGACTGAAATagcaaacagacgtaacagttaAAACATTGagcaatttaaaacatagtcacgcGAACATTAACCCCCAATGCTTAAAATACTGTTTTTGGCCAACCACCGACAAGGGGGCGATCTCGTATATGGCAACCCAAATCCCACCTAATGGATTTGACAGTAGACAAAATGATTTGAGTATCCACACTGGAATGCATTTGAGTATGCAACGGTTGCTTAGAacatgttggatttgaaaagATGGCGGCGGTGCAGACTGGTGGGGGCGATAGCGTGCAAAAGTCAAAGTCGAACAAAAGCGTTACGAGCGCCACGAGTGAGCCGTCGGCAACTATCAAATACTAGAATTAAGCTCTATTTTGATACAAGATGAAAATATTTCgactgttacgtctgtttgttcaTCAGTGTTTTTCCCAGGGTGGGTATACAGCTGTCAACTACGAACAAAGATTGACTAACAATCATTTTTTACGCGGGCCGGCCCAAACAGCACGGGCCAAGCCAGGCAGCAAATGCTAATGCTTTTCAATGCTCAACCAACGCACAGTGTACTTTTCTGCAAACAAAATGTTCTTACAtacaatatctctggattccgctggaataaaatcgatctttttactgcaaaagaaagattttttttatgggcgaaacgatagtgaggtgaaagttcactgcacgttattttcttgtacgattttggcctattaaaggtcattttaccctgttttcaatggaaatgatatatttataatccaatatctctggattccgctggaataaaatcgatttttttactaattactgaggcgttagatttgaaaacggtctttggcaaagttgtagctgatgaatgtatcttacATTATCAACATATTTCTAATCCTCAacagcacatgggcaaacactgaCCGTTTGAATGATTTGCTTGCTTTCCCCATAGTAactcccatataaactttgaagggcttatgcagtttcaattttcatccgaatgagttCAAAATTTGGGACGACACTCAGAATTTCATCTTGAATCAGCGTTATGTTAACTTTCAAATGACGAGGGAAGATTTTGATTGCGCAACATCAATAATCTATAATAAACAGGAATGTGTAGACTTttaatgattcttattccgaacTATTCCCAATTTTTGTCTTATATTCCGGTTAGTTCATGAACAGTCTTTCAATATATTCTAAACGTAATGTACAAAtcaggggtcttccttagctgattggttatagtccgcggctacaaagcaaagccatgctgaagatgtctggtcagtccaggatattttcgtaatggaaatttctttgacttccctgggcatagagtatcatcgtacctgtcatacGATATACgtttgcaaaaatggcaactttgtcaaagaaatctctcagttaataactgcggatgtgctcataagaacactacgctgagaagcatgctctgccCCCCCtcacataatgccaagaagaagaagatacaaatacaaatcaagaaaaacaaacaacacaaATTTTATTCTTCCACTTCGTAACTAAATTCCAATCTGTCTTGTCGAGAATTTCTAATCAAAGCATGTACCAATCGTAGACGTGCTTCAAATTACAATTCATTACCTACCACAGGTATCACACTCTGTTCCTCGACAAATAAGACGGTTCGTCGTTTGATGACGCATTGAAGTCTCTCTCCTAAGAAACACCCATTCTAAAAGCAAAATCGTTTCTGCTCCTCTTCCAGTGATACCAACCTCCAAACAATGAAATCGTTCATCGTGATCGCCCTCGCCCTGGTCGTAGCCGTTGCCGCCCAGAACAAATACACCAGCAAGTACGACGGCGTGGACATTGACGAGATCCTCAAGTCCGACCGGTTGTTCAACAACTACTACAAGTGCCTCCTGGACCAGGGCCGTTGCACACCGGATGCCAACGAGCTGAAGCGTATCCTGCCGGAAGCCCTCAAAACGAACTGTGAAAAGTGCAGCGAAAAGCAGCGCGAAGGAGCCACCCGGGTCATCAACTATCTGATCGAAAACCGCAACCAACAGTGGCAGACCCTGCAGGCCAAGTTCGACCCGGAGAACATCTACATCAACCAGTACCGCAACGAAGCCCGCGCTGCTGGAATTAAGATCTAAGTTAGGACCCCCCAAGCCTCATCTTGTGCCGCCCCCTCAATCCCATTCAATCATCAGAACAACCTCCCCCAAACAATGAGACCAAAGTTCCACATGTGCGGTCGATTGGAAATCCTCCTCAGCTATTGAGAGTGGTTTTAAAGTCGGCGCGTGCGGAAACGAAATTGAAAGCGTTAATAAATATGCAAAACGTTTAAGTTTTTATATCGTGCTATGCCGATAGCGTGCGTTGATTATTTAATTGATAACGGCCTGTATTCCGATCCAGCACGAAAGCCAGTCGCATATGCGCAATCAGATGGGAACCTTAGCTACGTTTAAGTGCGCCATCTGACACAGGGGTTCAGATTTTTAGAGAGCTCGCAAAAACTCAGTTTCAAAATACGGATTTAAAGTGAAAACCAAACATCAAACGTTCATTCATGGTATTGAAACCTCTTAAAAGGttttcttctttcgtttattcactaaacatgattACAATCACGAATAAAAGAAAGGGTGAATCTTTGAaaggatccaaactcaaaagagatctaaacttttttgaatgatcgactggatggagcatgtggtggaaTTGCTATCATCGTTcttaggcgtataaaacatcaacttttttcgtcatttgaaaccaaattttttgaaactttggatgtttctattgaaaaacagcttggtaaatatactttcaaagttgcCTATTTACATTGTCAATGCATTGGGCAGCAAggtaatttgcttcaaactgattCGCGGAAATTGATTCGTAGTAATTCTTcgtttttgtcattggtgactttaatggcAAACATCGCTAATGAAATAATTCGCAAGGTAATTCCAACGGCTGATTTTTATTTgacgagtgctcttcaggatatttcttaatGCAATACCCTGATAGTTTTACTTGTTTTCTCTGCTataaacccttctacgattgattaggtcttaaccgactctagtcacctttgaagCCAACTTATTACTCATGCTGAATTTTATCCTGATCATGTCTCcgttatatttcaaatatcccatgaagcgattatcAATCTTGTCAGCTCAACATTCAATTAGGAGCCAACtgaaatacatatgaaacatacatcgatagtaatcttaatgttaacatttcttcgcAAACAAAACTCGTTATTAACAACGCTCTCGAAACTTTATTGATGCAGGGGACATagtaataccaaaatgtgaagttaaattcaaatccgtgattatagacgataatcttaaattttggttccgtcttaaaaacgtgagaaggcaatttcaacgcactcaagatcataaagggtgtacggaatcaaattgcgacACACACAAATATTTGGCAAAATTCGCACATTCAACCAATCATTTTCAAACTTACAgggagtaaaataaaacatgttatgAATACTTTAccatgtttgttttattcaattttaattCCATATCCAAATGCACGAAATTTTCTCCTCACACTACTAATAAAGTCGTGTTCTAACACATggaacaacttttttttgcgTCTTTCACTGATATTCACTTCCTTAGAATGCTTCCGAAGTGCCTGCTTCATGATGGTCCAGTACTTTTCAATTGACCGATGCATTCGGGAGGTTAAGATTCTTCAgcacgaaattgacctcctTAGCCTTGTACCACTCCAAAATCTCTTTTGAGTAATGGCACGAAGCCTTATCTGACCAGAAAACCGTACAAACGTCGTGTAACCTCCAAAGATCTTTTGGAGACATTCCTTTAGTAAACCCTGCCCATTGACCGTTTCAGTGGTCACGAATGGGGTGCTCCGCTTTCCCCACGAGTAAATTGCTTGCCATATCATATATTTAttggcaaactttgacatcttCTGCTTTCTAACGTCGACGAGGATATCGAATTTATGATAAGCAGTTAAAAAATGGAGCCCCGGTAGCTGCCGGAAGTCTGATTTTACATACGTCTCATCATCCATAACGAGGCAATGTTGTTTCGTCAACATCTGGGTGTAGCGCTTCCATGAACGTGTTTTACCTACGGTATTCTGCCGTTCATCGCGATTACGTGCCTTTGGACAAGATTTATTGAAGGGAGGTtcagcaatctaagcagtcagtagGTGTGAAGTGAGATCAGCTACAGGGGAAATGGAAGTGACAGCTAGCGAGCTGGTtagctggcgggtttgtgtactCTGTTCTTCAATCTACCGTTTCTATGGAATTGTTAAGGGTTGTTTACTGCTAGTAACAGCAGttgagtgaaaattttctcgcgCGTTCATGAGCCTACTCGTCGCGGCGTGAACTTCAACCAAAACAaagtcgccagctgtcacttgttgtttcaaaatggcggaagGAAGAATCTGGTAGATTGGACTACCTCCCTTCTAAATGCCTTGCCTTTGGACTTTGCAcgtatgtttgttttgaatatatttagTTTCTTCGCCACATCTCGAACTGAACTGTTGGGATTCCTCTAAGCGTAAACAAATACACATTGAACAAATTTCAcccaaaatttcaatagaaaacaCCCAACGGGTAAAAAGTTACAGCCATTTCAAAGTGGTTTaatcacagagaacagacatggaggctcgaaccaaattccatcaaaatcatgTGTAAAGGTTAGTGTCACATGGGTAGAAAtctgaatccaaaaacaagattatgactcatgattccagcgtgttttcatcttatgaaaatacaccatgatttggactcatgatatcatgagtcagattgccgtaacgcaacacacgtgTTATGTTTTGTGTTGCTGATTGCTCGAAATCATGATttaaatgccaaaaatgctgagttgcgcacccgtttatgatcgacaaaaaaaattaaataaaaagataGCAGAACCTAAGATTTGAGCCAAGAATCTTCCGATTATAAGGCACGTACTTTACTACTGAACCACTTCGTTTTCTTGAGTTAtgggtgatcgatacgaatgagatgaagcaaagcACACCGGTTTGTGTTTTCACCCTGGATGCtacgcttatgaagaatcatgattatgactccagaaaccatgatttgtgctcttgatattatgacctaaccaatttatgaatttaatgatttgtaaatcaggatttggggatcagatttttatccgtgcagAATtacaagtctgaaagacttcctgtaagagctggtgttcctcaacgcagtattttgggaccaatattatacaatatttttacatttgacttacctgagacctcagggatgtcaaacatctttgtttgcggatgaaaaacagacctctccgccaaaggacgaagcctgcgtgtcatctgtagtagatttcaaaaaagtttggaaatttttccttcatacttgcaaaaatggaagatttctcctaatttgGAAGCATTGAGAGAAATCTTCAATTTATAAtactcccacataaaccaaaagctcttcatttgaaaccaacaaaaaaatggttttcataGCTACCTCGAAGGTCCCTAGGattgcagttgcactggttttgtgatCTGTAATTCGATACCTCTCAAACACGATGGTTCCTTCAAaatcgagttatagagagttTACTATGCATTATTATTATATCTTTCTGGACCACTGTGATATCCATCGTTCTCACTTTTCTCGAGATAGCATTGCGTTGTTCTCGGGTCCAGGTTGACAAGTGTTAAGAGTGATGGCCATTCCCATCGGGGCGAAGCCTCGACCGGCGGTTGTATCTATTAGAAGTAAATAATTTTCACTCATTTATTACGAAACGTTTAAATTAGCATAACGGTCATACTCAATGCTACCACCGCATCAGGGAGGGTTATAAATTTACTCGCAAACACTCTCTTGATACGCGTTGATCATCTTGAGCGTTAAGTGCCTTTATTGAAATCTCAAGTCACCGATCAGTGTGCGATACTTGATAAACGGCAGCCAATCCAACGAGCATTTTAAGAAGGGGAACACTACgtgttttaataaaatattttttagctaTAGTTTGAAATTTCTGCCAATCAAAGAAACAAAAGGGcacttgaaattattattttttaaatcatttgaCATTCTTATGATGAATTGTAATAAGCAATAAACAACCAACTGTAAAAACTGATTACTGTATATAAGATTTTAGGtgttgctttttatttttctttgacacattttcaatatttggtgcgattatttcggaaaattttattattcttaAATGCTAATTATTTTATTGACCGTTCTTGGATGAACTAGTGATCGTTATCCTATTCCTATGGCATGATAATATTCCTCCCCTTATTCGTGAACTGGCCCACTGAAATGGGGAGTGCCCCTTGTTTGATATAAATTACTGCCAATATCTAATATCCACCAGCCCAACAACACATCGCCGCAGCACAAAGTACAAGGTGAAGGAGAAATGCTGTCGACAGCGTTCGCGTCGTTCCAAGTGTTAATGTGAAGCGAACAATTTTGATGTGTTGTTGGAATTATTAATTACACCCGGCAAAGGCAAAAAGTATAAGCGGTGCACATAGGAAGGCAGTTCAGGGGCAGGTGGAGAAATTGATTTCAATGTGTAAGCATAAGTGGTCCGACAAAATGTGTGCTTTGTAAGGTCGATGGCCAATTACAATGTTCGGGTTTTGAGATGTTTGACGGATGAACCGGTGAACGTTTTTCGTTCAGTATTGGTTTCTTGAACTTGAATGTAGAGATTAAAATTTTATCCtgaaattggattggatttggattggattggattgattagatggatttggattggattggattgggatttggattggatttggattggatttggattggatttggatttggatttggattggattggattggatttggattggatttggattggatttggattggatttggattggatttggattggattggattggatttggattggatttggattggatttggattggatttgattggatttggattggatttggattggatttggattggatttggattggatttggattggatttggattggatttggattggatttggattggatttggattgattggatttggattggatttggattgatttggattggatttggattggatttggattggatttggattggatttggattggatttggattggatttggattggatttggattggatttggattggatttggattggatttggattggatttggattggatttggattggatttggattggatttggattggatttggattggatttggattggatttggattggatttggattggatttggattggatttggattggatttggattggatttggattggatttggattggatttggattggatttggattggatttggattggatttggattggatttggattggatttggattggatttggattggatttggattggatttggattggatttggattggatttggattggatttggattggatttggattggatttggattggatttggattggatttggattggatttggattggatttggattggatttggattggatttggattggatttggattggatttggattggatttggattggatttggattggatttggattggatttggattggatttggattggatttggattggatttggattggatttggattggatttggattggatttggattggatttggattggatttgattggatttggattggatttggattggatttggattggatttggattggatttggattggatttggattggatttggattggatttggattggatttggattggatttggattggatttggattggatttggattggatttggattggatttggattggatttggattggatttggatggatttggattggatttggattggatttggattggatttggattggatttggattggatttggattggatttggattggatttggattggatttggattggatttggattggatttggattggatttggattggatttggattggatttggattggatttggattggatttggattggatttggattggatttggattggatttggattggatttggattggatttgattggatttggttggatttggattggatttggattggatttggattggatttggattggatttggattggatttggattggatttggattggatttggattggatttggattggatttggattggatttggattggatttggattggattggattggattggatttggattggatttggattggatttggattggatttggattggatttggattggatttggattggatttggattggatttggattggatttggattggatttggattggatttggattggattggattggattggatttggattggatttggattggatttggattggatttggattggatttggattggatttggattggatttggattggatttggattggatttggattggatttggattggatttggattggatttggattggattttggattggatttggattggatttggattggatttggattggattggatttggattggatttggattggatttggattggatttggattggatttggattggatttggattggatttggattggatttggattggattggattggattggatttggattggatttggattggatttggattggatttggattggatttggattggattggattggattggatttggattggatttggattggatttggattggatttggattggatttggattggatttggattggattggatttggattggatttggattggatttggattggatttggattggatttggattggatttggattggatttggattggatttggattggatttggattggatttggattggatttggattggatttggattggattggatttggattggatttggattggatttggattggatttggattggatttggattggatttggattggatttggattggatttggattggatttggattggatttggattggatttggattggatttggattggatttggattggatttggattggatttggattggatttggattggatttggatggattttggattggatttggattggatttggattggattggatttggattggatttggattggatttggattggatttggattggatttggattggatttggattggatttggattggatttggattggatttggattggatttggattggatttggattggattggatttggattggatttggattggatttggattggatttggatttggattggatttggattggatttggattggatttggattggatttggattggatttggattggatttggattggatttggattggatttggattggatttggattggatttggattggatttggattggattttggattggattggatttggattggatttggattggatttggattggatttggattggatttggattggatttggattggatttggattggatttggattggatttggattggatttggattggatttggattggatttggattggatttggattggatttggattggatttggattggatttggattggatttggattggatttggatttggattggatttggattggatttggattggatttggattggatttggattggatttggattggatttggattggatttggattggatttggattggatttggattggatttggattggatttggattggatttggattggatttggattggatttggattggatttggattggatttggattggatttggattggatttggattggatttggattggatttggattggatttggattggatttggattggatttggattggatttggattggatttggattggatttggattggatttggattggatttggattggatttggattggatttggatt includes:
- the LOC5573170 gene encoding ejaculatory bulb-specific protein 3 isoform X2; this translates as MKSFIVIALALVVAVAAQNKYTSKYDGVDIDEILKSDRLFNNYYKCLLDQGRCTPDANELKRILPEALKTNCEKCSEKQREGATRVINYLIENRNQQWQTLQAKFDPENIYINQYRNEARAAGIKI
- the LOC5573170 gene encoding ejaculatory bulb-specific protein 3 isoform X1 — its product is MLDAEMSDTNLQTMKSFIVIALALVVAVAAQNKYTSKYDGVDIDEILKSDRLFNNYYKCLLDQGRCTPDANELKRILPEALKTNCEKCSEKQREGATRVINYLIENRNQQWQTLQAKFDPENIYINQYRNEARAAGIKI